The following coding sequences lie in one Bacillota bacterium genomic window:
- a CDS encoding c-type cytochrome: MAASSQQTGASSKQTRAPTRTARVYGVVFSGVAVVSAAVFVGLNLLSLGHLDLEVPEAVLTGKEAWQRAGCVECHTLFGNGGYSAPDLTRVTDRRTEAWLVDWLTTGKVVRPTRQTAHLVLTRTEAEAVVELFRYTAAVPTGWDANPARSKGAEP, from the coding sequence GTGGCGGCTTCGTCCCAACAGACCGGGGCTTCGTCCAAACAGACCAGGGCTCCGACCCGCACGGCCCGAGTCTACGGCGTCGTCTTCAGCGGCGTTGCCGTCGTCTCGGCGGCCGTCTTCGTCGGCCTGAACCTGTTGAGCCTCGGCCACTTGGACCTGGAGGTCCCCGAAGCCGTCCTGACCGGCAAGGAGGCCTGGCAACGGGCCGGCTGCGTCGAGTGCCACACCCTTTTCGGCAACGGCGGCTACAGCGCCCCCGACCTGACCCGGGTGACCGACCGGCGGACCGAGGCCTGGCTGGTCGACTGGCTGACCACCGGGAAGGTCGTTCGGCCGACCAGGCAAACGGCCCACCTGGTCCTGACCCGGACCGAGGCCGAGGCGGTCGTGGAGTTGTTCCGGTACACGGCGGCGGTCCCGACCGGGTGGGACGCCAATCCGGCCCGGTCGAAGGGGGCGGAACCGTGA
- a CDS encoding small, acid-soluble spore protein, alpha/beta type — translation MVGDAAERVVQATRTQMARTAAARAPRPKKEKPETPQDRLKKRVADELGLMEKVRQGGWGNLTAAETGRIGGIMTRLTRRGLLKPEEMASAGEKV, via the coding sequence GTGGTCGGTGACGCTGCTGAGCGGGTCGTCCAGGCGACTCGGACCCAAATGGCCCGGACCGCGGCGGCCAGGGCGCCCAGGCCGAAGAAGGAGAAGCCCGAGACGCCGCAGGACCGCCTGAAGAAACGGGTCGCCGATGAGCTGGGCTTGATGGAAAAGGTCCGCCAGGGCGGGTGGGGCAACCTGACCGCCGCCGAGACCGGGCGGATCGGAGGGATCATGACCAGACTCACCAGGCGGGGTCTTTTGAAGCCGGAGGAAATGGCTTCGGCGGGGGAGAAGGTTTAG
- the ytaF gene encoding sporulation membrane protein YtaF: MSLLSSAVLALALSLDSLGVGTAYGFRRIRVPISSVLLISLTSGAVFGLAMLVGRLVSTVAAAHLAKVIGSAFLIVLGTWVFVQAWAERAAHRGEAGQDGRVEIASLYLRSAGLVVKILHDPTAADVDHSGVITQSEAFILGLTLALDSAGAGFGAALAGWMPPWTPLFVALAGFVCLSAGLLCASRASESTFLVEQRLAGFLPGLVLVGLGVWRLI, translated from the coding sequence TTGTCCCTTCTTTCCTCAGCCGTCCTGGCCCTGGCTCTGAGCCTGGATAGCCTGGGCGTCGGCACGGCCTACGGTTTCCGAAGGATCCGCGTGCCCATCTCTTCCGTCCTCCTCATCAGCCTGACCTCGGGAGCCGTCTTCGGCCTGGCCATGCTGGTCGGACGGCTGGTCTCGACGGTGGCCGCGGCCCATCTGGCCAAGGTCATTGGTTCCGCCTTCCTGATCGTCCTTGGCACCTGGGTCTTCGTCCAGGCCTGGGCCGAGCGGGCGGCCCACCGGGGCGAGGCCGGGCAGGACGGCCGGGTCGAAATCGCCTCCCTCTATCTGCGGTCGGCGGGGCTGGTGGTCAAGATCCTCCACGACCCGACCGCCGCCGACGTCGATCATTCCGGGGTAATCACCCAGTCCGAGGCCTTCATCCTCGGCCTGACCCTGGCCTTGGACTCGGCCGGCGCCGGGTTCGGCGCCGCCCTGGCCGGCTGGATGCCCCCATGGACGCCGCTCTTTGTCGCCCTGGCCGGATTCGTCTGCCTATCGGCCGGTCTCCTCTGCGCCTCGCGGGCCTCCGAATCGACGTTCCTGGTGGAGCAACGGCTGGCCGGCTTCCTGCCGGGTCTGGTCCTCGTCGGACTGGGGGTCTGGAGGCTGATTTGA
- a CDS encoding nitrilase-related carbon-nitrogen hydrolase: MPTARAAAVEYLAAAVQFEPTIFDKAGNLERLEALVAEAAEAGARLVVLPEMATTGYVFTGREEIKDLVEPLPGPTTKFLAGLAARHRVHLVAGLAEVDPTTDFYYNSAVLVGPDGGLAGRYRKLHSFINETAWAKDGDLGPIVIPTELGRIGLLICNDANFFEAARLEALAGADLIAFPTNWLGPAPSRKWRARALENGVYLVSANRWGTERGARFAGGSCVIDPLGGLVGVRETGDGVVLGRISLELARHKALEGVGDRLTIRRPGEYHRLVIHSHLWHHRHTFGRLSTGKPLVGVVQVGGDDALAAVRRMLGEAVAGPGTDRAPDPLPAPDLVVLPDLSGVAPAEALPTGPVFQEVLALARRHGTFIVYGAREVDGGRRFRTAILVGPDGLLGRYRSIHVTPGDRLDPGDLGFPGFDLPFGRVGLLLGADLYVPEAARCLAKIGVDLICVSAALTRPEAESHILAEDRATTDHVYLAMANLTGLGPGSAIYAHAEAEQPSPEVHLPPEGDGYGQISLEIADDSPVRQKEYLRKLQPFWYTPLVRPGSPGRGGRES, translated from the coding sequence ATGCCGACCGCGCGGGCTGCCGCCGTGGAGTACCTGGCGGCAGCTGTTCAGTTTGAGCCGACCATCTTCGACAAGGCGGGCAACCTCGAGCGTCTGGAGGCCCTGGTGGCCGAGGCGGCCGAGGCCGGCGCCCGGCTCGTCGTCCTGCCGGAGATGGCCACCACCGGCTACGTCTTCACCGGGCGTGAGGAAATCAAGGACCTGGTCGAGCCGCTTCCCGGCCCGACCACCAAGTTCCTTGCCGGGCTGGCGGCCAGGCATCGGGTCCACTTGGTGGCCGGATTGGCGGAGGTCGACCCGACCACCGACTTCTACTACAACTCGGCGGTCCTGGTCGGTCCGGACGGGGGCCTCGCCGGCCGCTACCGGAAGCTCCATTCATTCATCAACGAAACCGCCTGGGCCAAGGACGGCGACCTCGGGCCGATCGTCATCCCGACTGAGCTGGGCCGGATCGGCCTGCTCATCTGCAATGACGCCAACTTCTTCGAGGCGGCCCGGCTGGAGGCCTTGGCCGGCGCGGACCTGATCGCCTTTCCCACCAACTGGCTCGGGCCCGCGCCCAGCCGAAAGTGGCGGGCCAGGGCCCTGGAGAATGGCGTCTACCTGGTCTCTGCCAACCGCTGGGGGACCGAACGGGGAGCCAGGTTCGCCGGCGGGAGTTGCGTCATCGACCCCCTTGGTGGGCTGGTCGGAGTCCGCGAGACCGGGGACGGGGTGGTCCTTGGCCGGATCTCCCTCGAACTGGCCAGGCACAAGGCCCTGGAAGGAGTGGGCGACCGCCTGACCATCCGGCGTCCCGGGGAGTACCACCGGCTGGTCATCCACTCCCACCTATGGCACCATCGGCACACCTTCGGCCGGTTGTCGACCGGGAAGCCGCTGGTCGGCGTGGTCCAGGTGGGCGGCGACGACGCCCTCGCGGCGGTCCGGCGGATGCTGGGCGAGGCGGTCGCGGGCCCGGGCACGGACCGCGCCCCCGACCCGTTACCCGCCCCCGACCTCGTCGTCCTTCCCGACCTATCCGGCGTCGCCCCGGCCGAGGCCCTGCCGACGGGCCCCGTCTTCCAAGAGGTCCTCGCCCTGGCCCGCCGGCACGGGACCTTCATCGTCTACGGAGCCCGGGAGGTCGATGGCGGGCGCCGTTTCCGGACCGCCATCCTGGTCGGCCCCGACGGGCTGCTCGGGCGCTACCGCTCCATCCATGTCACTCCGGGTGACAGACTCGACCCCGGCGACCTCGGCTTTCCCGGATTCGACCTGCCCTTCGGACGAGTCGGGCTGCTCCTGGGGGCCGACCTCTATGTCCCCGAGGCCGCCCGTTGCCTGGCCAAGATCGGGGTCGACCTGATCTGCGTGTCGGCCGCCCTGACCCGCCCAGAAGCCGAGAGCCACATCCTGGCCGAGGACCGGGCCACCACCGACCATGTCTACCTGGCCATGGCTAACCTGACCGGACTGGGTCCCGGGAGCGCCATCTACGCCCACGCCGAGGCGGAGCAACCCTCGCCCGAGGTCCACCTCCCGCCCGAGGGCGACGGGTACGGGCAGATCAGCCTGGAGATCGCCGACGACTCCCCGGTCCGTCAGAAGGAGTACCTACGCAAGCTCCAGCCGTTTTGGTACACCCCGCTCGTGCGGCCGGGCTCACCCGGCCGGGGCGGTCGCGAGTCATGA
- a CDS encoding MBL fold metallo-hydrolase, with translation MGTGRPAQGVERITGGEPAPRKTRLTILGRCSPFPGTAGGCPGYLLESGGVKVLVDCGPGTLGRLAPRLKDLSHRSTTASPYAGLDAVVVSHLHADHFSELLSLRYAIDADIRDGYRKDRLAVHVPPEPEAERAVLDYPRALDLATIDESSQLAIGPLAFSFRRTNHPVHCLAMKIRAGGSTLVYTADTGWDDDLMVWAGHPSSPDLLLVEASLQEASAHRRDLGHLTAREAGCFGRGTGAGLTILTHLYPEFDLEVSRREAEKGAGSARTVIPVEGQEFTF, from the coding sequence ATGGGAACAGGTCGACCGGCCCAAGGCGTCGAGCGGATTACCGGGGGCGAGCCGGCGCCGAGGAAGACCCGTCTGACCATCCTCGGACGTTGTTCTCCCTTCCCGGGCACGGCCGGGGGGTGTCCCGGCTACTTGCTGGAGAGTGGCGGGGTCAAGGTCCTCGTCGACTGCGGGCCCGGCACCCTGGGGCGCCTGGCCCCCCGGCTGAAGGATCTGAGCCACCGGTCCACGACCGCCAGTCCCTATGCGGGTCTCGATGCCGTGGTCGTCAGTCACCTCCACGCCGACCACTTCAGCGAATTGCTCAGCCTCCGCTACGCTATCGACGCGGACATCCGCGACGGGTATCGGAAGGATCGGCTGGCCGTCCACGTCCCGCCTGAGCCCGAGGCCGAGCGGGCGGTCCTCGATTATCCGCGAGCCCTCGACCTGGCGACCATCGACGAGTCCAGTCAGTTGGCCATCGGCCCCCTGGCGTTCAGCTTCAGACGGACCAATCACCCCGTCCATTGCCTGGCGATGAAGATCCGGGCCGGCGGGTCGACTCTGGTCTACACGGCCGACACCGGCTGGGACGACGACCTCATGGTCTGGGCGGGTCATCCGTCCAGCCCGGACCTGCTTCTCGTGGAGGCCAGCCTGCAGGAGGCCAGCGCCCATCGGCGCGACCTCGGCCACCTGACCGCCCGCGAAGCCGGGTGTTTCGGGCGGGGGACCGGCGCCGGGCTGACCATCCTGACCCACCTCTACCCGGAGTTCGACCTCGAAGTCAGCCGGCGTGAGGCCGAGAAGGGGGCCGGGTCGGCCCGGACGGTCATCCCGGTCGAGGGTCAGGAATTCACCTTCTGA
- a CDS encoding pyridoxal phosphate-dependent aminotransferase produces the protein MELSQRVRQIAPSATLAMDAKAKQMEKDGFEVVNFTVGEPDFDTPKFVKEGAQRAIEEGFTKYTAAAGIMELRQAICKKLKDDNGLDFKPNQIVTSNGAKHSLYNSYQALCNPGDEVILQAPYWVSYPEIIRLAGGVPVVIETGEKDGFKMTPAAIEAKLTKKTKVINLNSPGNPTGAMYNAAELKAIADLAVAHNLYVVSDEVYEKLVYDGLTHTSIASFGPEIKARTVVINGLSKAYAMTGWRMGYCACEPELAQAMSNLQGHMTSNPSSITQRASLTALTGPQEFVREMVKEFARRRDYMVERIKTLPGFSTVTPRGAFYVFPSVKGWIGRTAGGVKIKTADDLSALILEKAQAATVPGSGFGAPDYIRFSYSTSMQRIKVGFDRIEKVLKELW, from the coding sequence ATGGAACTGTCCCAGCGGGTGAGGCAAATCGCCCCGTCGGCCACTCTGGCCATGGATGCCAAGGCCAAGCAGATGGAGAAAGACGGGTTTGAAGTCGTCAACTTCACCGTCGGCGAGCCGGACTTCGACACCCCGAAGTTCGTCAAGGAAGGGGCTCAGAGGGCCATCGAGGAAGGCTTCACCAAGTACACGGCGGCGGCGGGAATCATGGAACTCCGCCAGGCCATCTGCAAGAAGCTCAAGGACGACAACGGCCTCGACTTCAAGCCCAACCAGATCGTCACCTCAAACGGGGCCAAGCACTCCCTGTACAATTCCTATCAAGCCCTCTGCAACCCGGGCGACGAGGTCATCCTCCAGGCCCCCTACTGGGTGAGCTACCCCGAGATCATCAGGCTGGCCGGGGGCGTCCCGGTGGTCATCGAGACCGGCGAGAAGGACGGCTTCAAGATGACCCCGGCGGCCATCGAAGCCAAGTTGACCAAGAAGACCAAGGTCATCAACCTCAACAGCCCCGGCAACCCGACGGGCGCGATGTACAACGCGGCCGAACTCAAGGCCATCGCCGACTTGGCCGTGGCCCACAATCTGTACGTCGTCAGTGACGAGGTCTACGAGAAGCTGGTCTACGACGGGCTGACCCATACCAGCATCGCCAGCTTCGGCCCGGAGATCAAGGCCCGGACGGTGGTCATCAACGGCCTCTCCAAGGCCTACGCGATGACCGGCTGGCGGATGGGCTACTGCGCCTGCGAGCCCGAGCTGGCCCAGGCCATGTCCAACCTGCAGGGCCACATGACCTCCAACCCCAGCTCGATCACCCAGCGGGCGAGCCTGACCGCCCTGACCGGACCGCAGGAGTTCGTCCGCGAGATGGTCAAGGAGTTCGCCCGTCGCCGCGACTACATGGTCGAGCGGATCAAGACCCTGCCCGGCTTCAGCACCGTCACCCCGCGGGGCGCCTTCTACGTCTTCCCTAGCGTCAAGGGGTGGATCGGGCGCACCGCCGGCGGCGTGAAGATCAAGACGGCCGACGACCTGTCCGCCCTCATCCTGGAGAAGGCTCAGGCGGCGACTGTCCCCGGGAGCGGGTTCGGGGCCCCCGACTACATCCGCTTCTCCTACTCGACTTCCATGCAACGGATCAAGGTCGGTTTCGACCGCATTGAGAAAGTCCTCAAGGAGTTGTGGTAG